The Heteronotia binoei isolate CCM8104 ecotype False Entrance Well chromosome 6, APGP_CSIRO_Hbin_v1, whole genome shotgun sequence genomic sequence TGTCTCTGAAGTAGCTGTTTTGGTAAACCATTCTGATGCATTTTTTTCATTGTGGAAGGTACTTAGAACAGCATATATAAAGCAGTtcttcaatgtaatcaatagagTGCAAATCCCAATTTATATGatagaaaattaaaaatacagataGTATGCTTTATATTAAAAATGGCTTTCATTTCGACCCATGTAAAAGTCCTTCAGAATCAGTCACACTTTCAGTAATTTCTTTTATCCATGAAATGTAATTGGACACACGGGTGTAAGCCCCATATTTTCCTGCTGTAGCACAACCTTCCCCCCAGCTGACAACTCCCAGGAGAAACCAAGTATTGCGATAAAGTACAGCAAAAGGTCCCCCACTGTCACCTTTACAAGAATCTTGAGTTGCTTCAGGATAACCTGCACAGAACATGTTGTCGGTAATGAGTTTTTCTGTGGATTGTCTGCAAGTATCCAAGCTCACCACAGGCAGCTTGACTTTCAGGAGAAAGCGGGTTGACCGCCCCTTGACATGAGTACTGCCCCATCCACTCACTATTCCTACTGTCCCTCTTTCTGTCAGTAAAGTAGAAAGGTTTGGGTTGGGAAGACAAATCGACAGTACATGCTGGCTGAAAACAACATTGCTTGTCAGCTGAATCAAAGCAATGTCATTGTTGAAGTTGTCTGGGTCATATTGGGGGTGTTGCCAGAACTGGCGCACTCTAACTTTTTGTTCATCCCGTTCTCTCTGGTGCTTGTCAAAGTCTCCTGAGAAGCAAATGAAAGTACAACATATTAATACCTCTGTAACTAGTTATAATGAAGGGAAAGGAATGAAATacgggtttttaaaaattacctcaAGCAGTAAAGGGGAAAAAGCTACCAAAAACACCACCAAAATGTTTACTGTTTAAATCTAGCATGTTCAACATCAAACACTCTCTGCATCATGGAATTATCTATTCTATTTTAAGAGCAAGTATTTTTTGCACATGATTcagatcctattactgttaggtgaatctgtaactgatCGACAAAGAATGCTTGTTAGTGGTTCCTTATCCTGTTGGAGAACAGTAACAAGTgaagtacctcaaggatctgccctggggcctcttttgttcaacatctttataaatgatttggatgaaggaatagaaggaatgcttattaaatttgcagatgataaatTGGGAGGCGTCACAAATACACTAGAAGACGTTGaggatacagaatgatcttgacaggctggaaaactgggctaaaaatatttttacaagAATAAAGCTTTTCATTTAGGTAGgataaatcaaatgcataattataggatgggggagacttgccttggcagtagtatgtgtgaaaaggatctagggtcttAATGTGAAgcagtagctaaaaagacaaatgtgatttttggactgtatcaacaaaagtatagcgtccagatcatcaTGTGAAgttatggtatcactttactctggtttggtgttcagtttttggcatcataatttaagaaggatatagtcaAGTTGGAACATGTCCGGAGGAGGataacgaagatggtgaggggtctggagaccaagtcctatgaggaaaagttgaaggagctggatatatttagcctggagaggacgactgaggtgatatgattaccatcttcaagtactttaagtgcagtcatatagaggatggtgcataaCTGTCTTCTgtcggaccagaatcaatgggttaaaattaagtCAGTTTTTCTACTAAATCAGAAAAGCTTTTGACtaaacaataggaagaacttcctgacagagcagttcctctgtggaacagtcttccttgggaggtgatgggctctcctttggaaatttttaaacagagcttagatggccatctgacagcaatactgattctgtgaatttagggggggagtatttgtgaatttcctgccttatggggttggactagatgaccctggaggtcccttccaactctatgattctattaggcTTTTAATGAAACGGCACGCACTGCTGTCAAGCTTTCCTTGAAATAGGAATGGATGATTTGTTCACAAAATTGAGAACATCGGTTGATATAGGCTCAGCTACAATGATCTGCAGTGAgctacaaagagccctgtggcgcagagtggtaaactgcagtagtgcagtccaagctctgctcatgacctgagttcgatccccatggaagctgggttcaggtagccagctcaaggttgactcagccttccattcttctgaggttggtaaaatgagtacacaacttgctggggggaaagtgtaaatgatgggaaggcaatggcaaaccaccctgtaaaaagtctaccatgaaaaccccagagtcggaaatgactggtgcttgcaaaggatACTACCTCTAACTTTTTACAATGATCTCAAGGATAAAAACACACTTATCTTGTAGGTGAGTGCTGTGGACATAAAGAAATGGTTAACAGTGTTTATGGCTATATGGCACTCACCAACAGTAACCTGATGAGGGGCAACGGTATCCAGGCAGTGTGCTGCAGTGAGTACCCATTGACTGCCAATTAAGCTGCCCCCGCAATAGCCATAACCTCTCTTATTTTGGATCAATACCTATGGAAGAAAAAGCAACACTGATTAAAGTCACCTAATTTTAATACAAGGAACAATTGTCTAGCAAGGGTACAAAAGCAGAAATCTAAAACAGAGGAAATAACTAACAGGTAAGCAGCTATGGGGAAAAATTTGTAGATCAGTGCCATATACTTATAGTTCAGTTGATGAAATACAAAAGGGTTTATAAAAAGATACTGTGATGTATGACAATATATGTATTGAGAGCTGTGCCCACAGTACCAGAGCAGCTCTTCGTCCTCACAATACACAAAGGTTCCAGTGCTGGCATGATGACACGTCATTGTTCCCTGGCCCACCTATAAcggccagtgccagattaaaccctgtggaggcccctaggcagtcaaaatcttggggcaccctgtgggcaccttctcaaaagcccttttgacaaagctgcagggggagAGGCAAACAACACCAGCcacagcctcaccaggcaagttgggcaaagagtggctcagttgctggctgcacttgCAGAccggaagggctgcaagcaggggtgaaactggcgggggggggagaagctgacCCGGAGCCCCTAACGGtatggggacccataggccagtgcctacttggcctaattgtttaaTCCTGCCCTGATAATGGCCCATACCCAAGCTAGAGCCTGGTACAGCCACCATCACTCTTCTTTGAGGATAAGGCTGTGTCACTCAAGGGGAGCTCATGAAGAGTTGGCTAAGAgcatgttttgtttctttttaaaaatccagactGATGCAGAGTTCTGGATAACTCAATAGCTCGCATGCTTTTTTATTCGTTTAAATAAAAGATATATGGCTTTTGTTTTGGGCTTTTACGTTACATCAGCAAAACTACTTACAATCTCTTGCATAAATGGAGTGTGAGCTAAGGCAATTTTGTCAGAACTTTCAAGCAAAATCTCTTTACCTGCCAAGGACAGTCTCCTGGGCGGCAGAAGGAGCCTCCAATTATCCTCgaatcatcatcttcatctgtGTAATTTATGTTTAGCCAACTGTGTAGATCCACTTCTGTGAAGTTCCTTTCCATCTCTTTAGCACCATCTTCCTCATATTCTTCCTCTGTTGTAGTCTGGTTCCATTCTACCAAGGCCTGAATTAAAGTCTGGTTCCAACTGGTCAAGTTCTCCTGAGACAATGTTTGGTTCATCCCATCCCTAGTAAAAGCATTAGTTTGGTTATGCCCGTAAGGTTCTTCTTCTGATCCTTCTTCAAGCGAGCGTGTAAATCCTTTAACCAATCCACATGGAAAGTGATCTTAAAGGAAGAAAAGTTACACAAATCAATTTATTTTAATGTAGGCTATGAATTCAAGGGATGTCATAAACCGAATGGCTTTTATTAGTGAATTATCTGGTTTCCTTAAATGAGAAAAGTTGTAATGAATGTAAGCATTCAGTGTAACCTAAGATATAATTTTCCCATCAGCTGATCACTGAGGAAAAAATTAAAGATTAAAACTTacatacacatttatttatttttattatttagttatgtgatttctatcctgcccttcatgCTGAAGTAGGCTCAGGGCTGGTTACAACATAAAATCATACAATGAGGTACATATAATAATATCTAAAAGTTCATCAATTAAAAAGTAGTGAATAACATTAAGATGGCAACTATGGTTTCCCTGGGTCTGGTCAAATACTTCATAAATAGGTCTGACCAGTAACAATTAAAGCTGATGGTTTAATAGGTGCTTTAAGGCAGTtcataggagccccgtggtgcagtgttaaagctgcagtactgcagtcctaaggtctGCTCACAACCTGCTCACAAGCAGGCTTGAACAGGTTAGAGTAGGAGGAGCCTGTCCTattggatgtctgctgcctcaactaaaagcctggtggaaccgTAAcatgtcctgcaaggccctaatCTCTATGGGGAGCTCATTCAACTAGGTCAGGGCCAAGGCCAAGAAAGCCCAGGTCCTAGTCAAGACTAGACAGACATCTTTAGGGCTTGGGATTACCAGTCAATGTTTATCAGCtgatctgacaaaaatatgtattcAGAAGCCTTTATATTTCCCTTATTCTTCCTTTTATCTATGAATTCAgatcatggctcagtggaagattGTCTGCTTGGCAgatagaaggtcccaggctcagttcctggcatctccagttaatgaATCATCAAGGTAACATAAAAgacctctggagagctgctgccaggctgagttGGCAATTCCAACCTTGATAGTATtgaggcctgattcagtataaggaagatTCATATATGTCTGTCCATATGTTCATGTGTACAGCCCTCACCTGAAATAACTGGAATAGAGGGGGACAATATCCATCCATTTAATCTGACATTTGCTTACTAGTTAGAATCACAAACTCCCCTCCATCCAATCATCAACATTTATAAATATCTATAGTCTAATAGTGCACGGCAGATAGGGAAATATGTAGGTTAAGGGTTCTGTGTAGCTGAGAGTGATTGCCTAATTATTAGTAGTCTGttttggcattttaaaaaaaactagattattttttggggggaaccaTTATCTGTGAATAGGTAAACTATTCGTCAACCAAAAAGGAGACTGCAACCAAAAAAACAggaggagattgagactggggaggacagccatgaaggagcCTTCAGTTTAATATCTGAATAAGGCTGTTTACAATAGAACGTTTTGGAGGACCTTAATTCATAAGGCCACAATAAGTTGGAAACGACTTAGAATCATGGAATTAGAGAATCATAGATTATGGTCTAAACAGTAGACCCACTCTCTTCTCAATAAGGATCAACCTTACCCACAGGTATGCACTGCTTCCCATCCTCATTTAGTGTATAACCCAAAGCACAGGAGCAGGTCACGAGAAGAGACTGTTCATTATCTTGGCAGTATTGGCCACAGTCGCCATTCTTGTACCAGCATTCTAACTTCTCTGCATAACAAGAACACCTTTTAACAAGTCAGTTGGAAAACAGCCACTTGCCACTGTCGACTTTTCAATGCCAACTTCATATGTCACAGCAGgaattaaaatcacaattcagTCAGGACCATTATACATTTATTAATTCTATTCATTTCAAATATTTATTGGCTACTTTTATACCTTAaaagaactcaaggtggcttacaaagccTAAAGCTGCCGTGTACAGagtttggtctatcaaggtctgctctgactagcagcagctctgtgAGGTCTCAGGTAGAGGCCCTTCACAAAACCTAATACCTGACTTTGTCTAACTAGAAATGCCTGGGAGTGAAACTTGGGCCTTCAGCAAACAAATCAGATTATCTACCCCTGAGAAGCAGTGGAAAAGAGTGGTAATTTAACTAGTTTTTTCAGTGAATGCATGAAAGAAAATTATTAGAGTTATCACTGGCTGAGCCCTCCCTGCATGCAGTACCCATATGCATAGATGGGACCCTAGAAATTCACTGTATGAACATGAGCTTGACCACATGAGCTCAAATCACAAATTACAGTGAATGTATGTACATTCATGTACATTGTTCACTTTATTCTTCTTTATATGTACCCTGAACTATTATCATGTTACTTTCAACAGATGAACATGAGATTTAAACCTCACATTTATTCAAGTACTGGTCTCTAGTTTCATTTATGAAGTGAATGTGAGTTGTCTCTCACATACAAACAGATGCATACACAGGATATACATGAGTTCACTATAATATTTCTGCAGGGATTATGAAGATTTGTGTTGGAGACAGCAGCTGTTAACCCAACTCCTCATACTTGATATATCAATGTGTAGTCTGAAAGGTGCTACAAGGTCACTAGTTTGTATAGGTAATGTTTTACTGAAGAGTCTCGTAACactatttattatttcatttatttcccGTCTTCTCCCCTATGGTGACTCAAAGCTtattacattgttctcctcttcttcatttaggcggagagtgtgactggcccaagatcacccagcaagtttccatggcagagtggtaattcaaacctgggtctcccagatcttagtccaacattctgaccaCTGGTTCTTATTCCTTTAGCTGAGAAAAGCAAAttggtttgtgtgtgtatataaataacaGTTTGAAACTGAGGGAGATTAAGATGCTGGGTCTCTTCtactagggcagggatggccaacggttgctctccagatgttttttgcctacaacttccatcagccccagccattgggccatgctggctggggctgatgggagttgtaggcaaaaaacatctggagagctactgttggccacccctgttctagggtaaTGGATCTGGCTACCTTGTAggaatgatgatggtgatgatgattatattggatttatatcccgccctccactccgaagagtctcagagcggctcacaatctcctttaccttcctcccccacaacagacaccctgtgaggtgggtggggctggagagggctctcacagcaaggacaaccctttcaaggacaacctctgccagagctatggctgacccaaggccatgctagcaggtgcaagtggaggagtggggaatcaaacccggttctcccagataagagtccgcacacttaaccactacaccaaactggctctctcaccatGAAACTGGAATGTCTCTTTTGCCTCTACCAATGCTTTGCTTGCATATTTGTATATAAAGCACATATTGCAAAAGAGAACAAAAAATCTCCAGTGTCATCTAATCCAAAGAAAACTATGCCTGAGTATCACTGCCCCTGAAACCCCTTGCCAAGTTGCCACTTGGGGAAACAGGACAAACaggttggtgcagtggttaaagtgtcagccTAGGATCAAGAAAACCCAGGTACAAATCCTTTCTGCCCCATGAAgtccactgggtgaccttggtagATACTCTTAGCCTTCCTtacatcacagggtgtttttgagaataaaataaaggagggaaggaagggtgaAATGTACTagatacaaatataaataagCACAGTATTGTCATAATACTGCCTTAATAACCAAGGTACAAGAGCTCCTGAAAGTCCACAATGTACTATGTAAAAATTAATCTATTCCTCTTACCTATTTCACACTCATTCCCTGCAAATCTTGGAAGACAAATGCAGGAATGTTGATAGTGCTTAACTTTGCAGACTCCACCGTTCTTACAGGGATTTGCCTTGCAGGGGTTTAAATCTGTTTGGAAGATAAaaatcaaggcaagagagaaatgACAAACTGAGTATGTGATAATGTTCTGAATGCTAGCAAATGTTATGAGAAGATAATGAAATTTCGTCACTATGGCTGTTCTTAAAATCTGAACTATTGCCATTCATTCAGTATTAGGATAATCATGAAGTAATCCTGTTAATTTGTTGTATTTTAatttatgctttttaaaatgtattaatttttttcttaaattCAGGAATATTTTGTTCCTCTTTATGCCTAAAAGACAGTGTGCTTTTTTGAAAtaaagaaggaaatggcaaattaTTTGAAAGTCACATTAGCTCTCAGTTACCCATAGCAGAAAAATATGAAGAATAATAACCTACCTTTGTATTCAAACCAAAACTCCATCTGCAAAATAATTACAAAAATATTGGTAAATTAGTCAGAGAACACTATCTGGAGACATTCTCCTTTTAAAATTAAGCTATGATGGATAAGTGATTCTGTATATGAGGTTAATTTAAGCCACACATGATCATGCCTTGAAACATTCTGCTCTTATAGACTGCCGTACACATTTTGCCTATACTAGTATCCCACCTAAAACAGTTGCCTAAACATCTTGCTCAATCCACATAGCACAATGGTATCACAGTAGCTTCCTAGTATGGGACCCCATAGGAACCATGACACTGGCGTAAAGTTGGACCAACCAACCTGCTTTATGGGGAGGAGAGGACAGTACAAAGTAACTAAAAAAAGTATCAGATATAACAGCTCAGATTTATACATCCAATGCTGCAGCTTTAATCAAGTTGGATGTCACTGAGGATGTCTTACTGGCTTCTAATTCCACATGGATAGCAGTGTTAACAAGTAGTGGTGGAATAAAACAGTGgcgtcttaaagactaacaaaatttattccaacaTAAGCTTTTGTAAGTCACTTCATAAGATGCTAGCTTATATTACTGGCTTCTATGTATCTAATCagtgattttaaaaacatttagtgATGACTTATATATTTTCAAATAATAACATCAATCCATATGAGTGGGGCAGTAGGCTATTGCGGTTGCTTGATCTTGTGAGTTGAAGTACTTTGGAATGCTTGGGGAAATGTCCTTCCCTGTATCTCACAGGTGCCTGCCAACTCTAGATATAGGTTTCCTGAAAAATCAGCTCACTGTTTTCTCCTGTGATTTGAAAATCTCTTTTGCCTCCTCAAAAGAACATTTTTCTTCCATGCATTCTCTTTCCAGATCTCCCGGGCGAATTTCCTCCAA encodes the following:
- the LOC132573950 gene encoding coagulation factor VII-like, whose translation is MARSSLSVTFLLLICSFYSRLAFSFSVFMRPEEASQVLRIHKRANNFLEEIRPGDLERECMEEKCSFEEAKEIFKSQEKTMEFWFEYKDLNPCKANPCKNGGVCKVKHYQHSCICLPRFAGNECEIEKLECWYKNGDCGQYCQDNEQSLLVTCSCALGYTLNEDGKQCIPVDHFPCGLVKGFTRSLEEGSEEEPYGHNQTNAFTRDGMNQTLSQENLTSWNQTLIQALVEWNQTTTEEEYEEDGAKEMERNFTEVDLHSWLNINYTDEDDDSRIIGGSFCRPGDCPWQVLIQNKRGYGYCGGSLIGSQWVLTAAHCLDTVAPHQVTVGDFDKHQRERDEQKVRVRQFWQHPQYDPDNFNNDIALIQLTSNVVFSQHVLSICLPNPNLSTLLTERGTVGIVSGWGSTHVKGRSTRFLLKVKLPVVSLDTCRQSTEKLITDNMFCAGYPEATQDSCKGDSGGPFAVLYRNTWFLLGVVSWGEGCATAGKYGAYTRVSNYISWIKEITESVTDSEGLLHGSK